In Bosea sp. (in: a-proteobacteria), one DNA window encodes the following:
- a CDS encoding ABC transporter ATP-binding protein has translation MTATAATEPVLSVRDLRVATRGRRPAEILKGIDFDIHPGETLCLVGESGSGKSVTSLVAMDLLPRDELQATAGAVLLNGEDILTATPARTRALRGAEMAMIFQEPMTALNPVLTIGLQMDEVYWAHTRMRPKERREAALAAFAAVHLPDPARIYDSYPHQLSGGQRQRVMIAMALALKPKLLIADEPTTALDVTTQKQILSLIRELQDKQNTAVLFITHDMGVVVDIADRVCVMRRGEIVETGPVEQVLSRPREDYTRELLQAVPSLTPRAPRAAAGPETVLEIRNLEKTFSLGSFIGKLLGRERRNVRAVNDVSFGLARGRTLGIVGESGSGKSTVARCLMRLEEPTAGEIRVNGQDIANLKGQQALAPARRRVQMVFQDPNRSLNPRLRIGESLIEGPLNLGEDRGAALKRAGELMEVVGLPAISLERFPHQFSGGQRQRIAIARALMMEPEVIVADEAVSALDVSVQAQVLDLLAEIQERRNLAVLFITHDLRVAAQICDEVMVMQRGSVVEMGPAAEVLGRPSHDYTRALINAAPGRDWDFAAGRRIAGVGA, from the coding sequence GTGACCGCAACCGCCGCCACTGAACCCGTCCTCAGCGTCCGTGACCTCAGGGTCGCGACGCGCGGGCGCCGTCCCGCCGAGATCCTGAAGGGCATCGATTTCGACATCCATCCGGGCGAGACGCTCTGCCTCGTCGGCGAATCGGGCTCCGGCAAGTCGGTGACCTCGCTGGTCGCGATGGACCTGCTGCCGCGCGACGAGCTGCAGGCGACGGCCGGCGCCGTGCTGCTCAACGGCGAGGACATCCTCACCGCGACGCCCGCGCGCACCAGGGCGCTGCGCGGCGCCGAGATGGCGATGATCTTCCAGGAGCCGATGACGGCGCTGAACCCGGTGCTGACCATCGGGCTGCAGATGGACGAGGTCTATTGGGCGCATACGAGGATGCGGCCGAAGGAGCGCCGCGAGGCGGCGCTCGCCGCCTTCGCCGCGGTGCATCTGCCCGATCCGGCGCGGATCTACGACAGCTATCCCCATCAGCTCTCCGGCGGGCAGCGCCAGCGGGTGATGATCGCGATGGCGCTGGCGCTGAAGCCGAAGCTCCTGATCGCCGACGAGCCGACGACCGCGCTCGACGTCACCACCCAGAAGCAGATCCTGAGCCTGATCCGCGAGCTGCAGGACAAGCAGAACACCGCCGTCCTCTTCATCACCCACGACATGGGCGTGGTCGTCGACATCGCCGACCGGGTCTGCGTGATGCGCCGCGGCGAGATCGTCGAGACCGGCCCGGTCGAGCAGGTGCTGAGCCGGCCGCGCGAGGACTACACGCGCGAGCTCTTGCAGGCGGTGCCGTCGCTGACGCCGCGCGCCCCGCGCGCCGCGGCCGGGCCTGAGACCGTGCTGGAGATCCGCAACCTGGAGAAGACCTTCTCCTTGGGCTCGTTCATCGGCAAGCTTCTCGGGCGCGAAAGGCGCAATGTGCGCGCGGTGAACGATGTCAGCTTCGGGCTCGCACGGGGGCGCACGCTCGGCATCGTCGGCGAAAGCGGCTCGGGCAAGTCGACCGTGGCGCGCTGCCTGATGCGGCTGGAAGAGCCGACAGCGGGCGAGATCCGCGTCAACGGGCAGGATATCGCCAATCTGAAGGGCCAGCAGGCGCTGGCCCCGGCGCGGCGGCGCGTTCAGATGGTGTTCCAGGACCCCAATCGCTCGCTCAATCCGCGCCTGCGCATCGGCGAGAGCCTGATCGAGGGGCCGCTCAATCTCGGCGAGGATCGCGGCGCGGCGCTGAAGCGCGCGGGCGAGCTGATGGAGGTGGTCGGCCTGCCCGCGATCAGCCTTGAGCGCTTCCCGCACCAGTTCTCCGGCGGCCAGCGCCAGCGCATCGCCATCGCGCGCGCCCTGATGATGGAGCCGGAGGTGATCGTCGCTGACGAGGCGGTCTCCGCGCTCGACGTCTCGGTTCAGGCGCAGGTGCTCGATCTCCTGGCCGAGATCCAGGAGCGGCGGAACCTCGCCGTGCTGTTCATCACCCACGACCTGCGCGTCGCCGCGCAGATCTGCGACGAGGTGATGGTGATGCAGCGCGGCAGCGTCGTCGAGATGGGGCCGGCCGCCGAGGTTCTCGGCCGCCCGAGCCATGACTATACCCGGGCCCTGATCAACGCGGCGCCGGGACGGGACTGGGATTTCGCGGCCGGGCGCCGCATCGCCGGAGTGGGCGCATGA
- a CDS encoding ABC transporter permease → MSAPSNPAQGVAARRRLMENPPHWTTVLAVVVLAAVIVMAVFAPQLANFEPTRLNAAMRLKPASGTYWLGTDSFGRDLYSRVVYGARVSLLVGAGVAIGAIVIGLPLGLLAGWYRAFDGVLMRMMDGLMAIPGILLAIAIVALVRGGLVTVIFAIMIPAIPQVVRLVRARVIAAREETYVDAAVLLGTPPTTLIRKHLLPTTIAPLIVQGTYMYASAILTEAALSFLGVGIGTEIPSWGNIMAEGRLYFAINPWLVFWPAIVLSLCILSINLLGDALRDRLDPKMQGRAP, encoded by the coding sequence ATGAGCGCTCCGTCGAACCCCGCGCAGGGCGTGGCTGCGCGCCGCCGCCTCATGGAGAACCCGCCGCACTGGACGACGGTGCTCGCCGTCGTCGTCCTCGCCGCCGTGATCGTGATGGCGGTGTTCGCGCCGCAGCTCGCCAATTTCGAGCCGACCAGGCTCAATGCCGCGATGCGGCTGAAGCCGGCCTCCGGCACCTATTGGCTGGGCACGGATTCCTTCGGCCGCGACCTCTATTCGCGCGTGGTCTACGGCGCGCGGGTCTCGCTCCTGGTCGGCGCCGGCGTCGCGATCGGCGCCATCGTGATCGGGCTGCCGCTCGGCCTGCTCGCCGGCTGGTACCGCGCCTTCGACGGCGTGCTGATGCGGATGATGGACGGGTTGATGGCGATCCCCGGCATCCTGCTCGCCATCGCCATCGTCGCCTTGGTGCGCGGCGGGCTCGTCACCGTGATCTTCGCGATCATGATCCCGGCGATCCCGCAGGTGGTGCGTCTCGTCCGGGCGCGGGTCATCGCGGCGCGCGAGGAGACCTATGTCGACGCCGCCGTGCTGCTCGGCACGCCACCGACGACGCTGATCCGCAAGCACCTCTTGCCGACGACGATCGCGCCGCTGATCGTGCAGGGCACCTATATGTACGCCTCCGCCATCCTGACGGAAGCGGCGCTCTCCTTCCTCGGCGTCGGCATCGGCACGGAGATCCCGAGCTGGGGCAACATCATGGCCGAGGGGCGTCTCTATTTCGCGATCAACCCCTGGCTGGTGTTCTGGCCGGCGATCGTCCTGTCGCTGTGCATCCTGTCGATCAACCTGCTCGGCGACGCGCTGCGCGACCGGCTCGATCCGAAGATGCAGGGGAGGGCCCCGTGA
- a CDS encoding carboxymuconolactone decarboxylase family protein, producing MTNSPCPPISDADWPAAIAEMKTGFAGALNVYRTMAHHPALLKAWAPLRQHIVKDSALGPVRSEVVILRAAHRMGSPYEWAHHVSRARVLGMSDRRIAALRGEPEGEDGLIARAVDALFDDRRLSPALEAELAAALGREAVFDLIATVGFYSVLGYLLMTYDTPIDDAVAAEMAARPLTPA from the coding sequence ATGACGAACTCTCCCTGCCCGCCGATCAGCGATGCCGACTGGCCCGCGGCCATCGCCGAGATGAAGACCGGCTTCGCCGGCGCGCTCAACGTCTACCGCACGATGGCCCACCACCCCGCGCTGCTGAAGGCGTGGGCGCCGCTGCGCCAGCACATCGTCAAGGACAGTGCGCTCGGGCCCGTGCGCTCGGAGGTGGTGATCCTGCGCGCGGCCCACCGCATGGGCTCGCCCTATGAATGGGCCCATCATGTCAGCCGGGCCAGGGTCCTCGGCATGAGCGACCGGCGCATCGCCGCGCTGCGCGGCGAGCCCGAGGGCGAGGACGGGCTGATCGCGCGCGCGGTCGATGCGCTGTTCGACGACAGGCGCCTGTCGCCGGCGCTGGAAGCCGAGCTTGCGGCGGCGCTGGGGCGCGAGGCGGTGTTCGACCTGATCGCGACCGTCGGCTTCTATTCGGTGCTGGGCTATCTGCTGATGACCTATGACACGCCGATCGACGACGCCGTCGCAGCCGAAATGGCGGCGCGGCCGCTCACGCCGGCGTGA
- a CDS encoding malonyl-CoA synthase, with product MGNHLFDLIRSRMPGPEAPFALIDDGRRYSYQDVLDVSARFANVLASLGVKPGDRVAVQVEKSIEALMLYLGTVRAGAIFLPLNSAYTPAEIDYFLGDAEPAVFVCDPAKAEALRPYAEKAGAKLETLGVWRSPQLSAGTLSDKALSASTRFSDAARGPDDLAAILYTSGTTGRSKGAMLSHDNLASNALALVDYWRFTQADVLLHALPIFHTHGLFVATNTILLAGGAMILLPKFDPEQVFKYLPQATSMMGVPTFYVRLLQEARLSREATAHMRLFISGSAPLLAETHRDWRERTGHAILERYGMTETNMNTSNPYDGDRVAGTVGFPLPGVALRVVEPETGEPLGAEAIGMIEVKGANVFKGYWRNPEKTAAEFRPDGFFITGDLGKVDAAGYVHIVGRGKDLIITGGYNVYPKEVEAEIDEMPGVVESAVIGLPHPDFGEGVTAIVVAKPGADVSAQDIAKALEQRLARFKQPKQVFVVDELPRNTMGKVQKNLLRDQYKDIYVTPA from the coding sequence ATGGGCAACCACCTGTTCGACCTGATCCGCTCGCGCATGCCGGGCCCGGAGGCGCCCTTCGCGCTGATCGATGACGGCCGCCGCTACAGCTACCAGGATGTGCTCGACGTCTCGGCCCGCTTCGCCAATGTGCTCGCGTCGCTCGGCGTGAAGCCGGGCGACCGCGTCGCGGTCCAGGTCGAGAAGAGCATCGAGGCGCTGATGCTCTATCTCGGCACGGTCAGGGCCGGCGCGATCTTCCTGCCGCTCAACAGCGCCTATACCCCGGCCGAGATCGACTATTTCCTCGGCGACGCCGAGCCCGCCGTCTTCGTCTGCGACCCCGCGAAGGCCGAAGCCTTGCGCCCTTATGCGGAGAAGGCCGGCGCGAAGCTGGAGACGCTCGGCGTCTGGCGCTCGCCGCAGCTCTCAGCCGGCACGCTCTCCGACAAGGCGCTTTCCGCCTCGACCCGCTTCAGCGACGCCGCGCGCGGGCCAGACGATCTCGCCGCCATCCTCTACACCTCCGGCACGACCGGGCGCTCCAAGGGCGCGATGCTGAGCCACGACAACCTCGCCTCGAACGCGCTGGCGCTGGTCGATTACTGGCGCTTCACGCAGGCCGACGTGCTGCTGCACGCTTTGCCGATCTTCCACACCCATGGCCTCTTCGTCGCGACCAACACGATCCTGCTCGCCGGCGGCGCGATGATCCTGCTGCCGAAATTCGATCCCGAGCAGGTCTTCAAATATCTGCCGCAGGCGACCAGCATGATGGGCGTGCCGACCTTCTATGTCCGGCTCCTGCAGGAGGCGCGGCTGAGCAGGGAGGCGACGGCGCATATGCGCCTCTTCATCTCCGGCTCGGCGCCGCTTCTGGCCGAGACGCACCGGGACTGGCGCGAGCGGACCGGCCACGCCATCCTCGAGCGCTACGGCATGACCGAGACCAACATGAACACCTCCAACCCCTATGACGGGGACAGGGTGGCGGGCACGGTCGGCTTCCCGCTGCCGGGCGTGGCGCTGCGCGTCGTCGAGCCGGAGACGGGCGAGCCGCTCGGCGCCGAGGCGATCGGCATGATCGAGGTCAAGGGTGCCAACGTCTTCAAGGGCTATTGGCGCAACCCCGAGAAGACCGCCGCCGAGTTCCGCCCCGACGGCTTCTTCATCACCGGCGATCTCGGCAAGGTCGATGCCGCCGGCTATGTCCACATCGTCGGGCGCGGCAAGGACCTGATCATCACCGGCGGCTACAACGTCTATCCCAAGGAGGTCGAGGCCGAGATCGACGAGATGCCGGGCGTGGTCGAGAGCGCGGTGATCGGCCTGCCGCATCCCGATTTCGGCGAGGGCGTCACGGCGATCGTCGTCGCCAAGCCCGGCGCCGATGTCTCGGCTCAGGACATCGCCAAGGCGCTGGAGCAGCGCCTGGCCAGGTTCAAGCAGCCCAAGCAGGTCTTCGTCGTCGACGAGCTGCCGCGCAACACCATGGGCAAGGTCCAGAAGAACCTGCTGCGCGACCAGTACAAGGATATCTACGTCACGCCGGCGTGA
- a CDS encoding carbon-nitrogen hydrolase family protein — protein MIAASLVQLDVEPLAPAANFRRIHDIVAAEAGQGAQLILFPELSNTGYVEPLVPGGPVVADVPHFGAALYEACAAPDGEEIRALVALAARHRVHLVIGLGLRDALRAGVMRNASLLIGPEGVLGDYTKVHQWQNEKLFFTGGDSIETCPVFGTRLGMQICYDIRFPEITRILALQGASIVTCVWASFGPETAPVADEGLFIHRAYTRATENGVFFLSCNRSGSRGGQRFFGRSCAVAPDGRVLGALDHDREDVLRVGIDLAEVARYRSFTGIWADRAPALYARYLTP, from the coding sequence ATGATTGCCGCAAGCCTCGTCCAGCTCGACGTCGAGCCCCTGGCGCCGGCCGCGAATTTCCGGCGCATCCACGATATCGTCGCGGCGGAAGCGGGGCAGGGCGCGCAGCTCATCCTGTTTCCGGAATTGTCGAACACCGGCTATGTCGAGCCCCTGGTGCCGGGTGGGCCGGTGGTCGCCGACGTGCCGCATTTCGGCGCGGCGCTCTACGAGGCCTGCGCCGCGCCGGACGGTGAGGAGATCAGGGCGCTCGTCGCGCTCGCGGCCCGCCACCGCGTGCATCTCGTCATCGGGCTCGGCCTGCGCGATGCCTTGCGCGCCGGCGTGATGCGCAACGCCTCGCTCCTGATCGGGCCGGAGGGCGTGCTCGGCGACTACACCAAGGTCCATCAGTGGCAGAACGAGAAGCTGTTCTTCACCGGCGGCGACAGCATCGAGACCTGTCCGGTGTTCGGCACGCGGCTCGGCATGCAGATCTGCTACGATATCCGCTTTCCCGAGATCACCCGCATCCTCGCGCTGCAGGGTGCGAGCATCGTCACCTGCGTCTGGGCCTCCTTCGGGCCTGAGACCGCGCCGGTGGCGGATGAGGGCCTCTTCATCCACCGCGCCTATACGCGCGCGACCGAGAACGGCGTCTTCTTCCTGAGCTGCAACCGCAGCGGCAGCCGCGGCGGGCAGCGCTTCTTCGGCCGCTCCTGCGCGGTCGCGCCCGACGGCCGCGTGCTCGGCGCGCTCGATCATGACCGTGAGGACGTGCTGCGCGTCGGGATCGACCTCGCCGAGGTTGCGCGCTATCGCAGCTTCACCGGCATCTGGGCCGACCGGGCGCCGGCGCTCTATGCCAGGTACCTCACGCCCTGA
- the putA gene encoding trifunctional transcriptional regulator/proline dehydrogenase/L-glutamate gamma-semialdehyde dehydrogenase, producing the protein MSQVTASAADPTPFAAFAPPIRPQSALRQAITAAYRRPETECLPPLLEAATLPQASRREIASTARKLIEALRAKHKGTGVEGLVQEYSLSSQEGVALMCLAEALLRIPDVATRDALIRDKIADGDWKSHVGGGKSLFVNAATWGLVVTGKLTSTVNDRSLSAALTRLIARAGEPVIRRGVDMAMRMMGEQFVTGETIEEALKRARPLEARGFRYSYDMLGEAATTAADAERYYRDYENAIHAIGKASDGRGVHEGPGISIKLSALHPRYSRAQAGRVMSELLPKVKALAALAKGYDIGLNIDAEEADRLELSLDLLEDLSFDEALKGWSGLGFVVQAYGKRCPFVLDWIIDLARRSGRRMMVRLVKGAYWDAEIKRAQVDGLSGFPVYTRKVHTDVAYVACARKLLAAQDAVFPQFATHNAQTLATIHNLAGSDFTPGQYEFQCLHGMGEPLYDEVVGQDKLDRPCRIYAPVGTHETLLAYLVRRLLENGANSSFVNRIADPSVTIDSLVADPADVVAAMPVVGMPHDQITLPGNLYGADRANSKGIDLSNEEALAALSGRLSATVGQSWHATPLTADHATAGKTRPILNPADHADVVGQVTELSVEDAPRIARLAAEGGRAWATVAPAERAACLDRAAGIMQGRIETLMGIAMREAGKSAANAVSEVREAIDFLRYYADQARKTLGPAHAPLGAIVCVSPWNFPLAIFTGQVAAALVAGNAVMAKPAGVTPIIAHESVRILHEAGVPRGALQFTPGSGRFAAALIGQPETAGVMFTGSTEVARGIQAQLAERLSAQGKPIPLIAETGGQNGMIVDSSALAEQVVGDVIASAFDSAGQRCSALRVLCLQQDIAERTLTMLKGALKELSIGRTDQLSVDIGPVISDGAQREIDEHVARMRGLGRKVDALPLPDSAAKGTFVPPTIIELKSLTDLKREVFGPVLHVIRYQREDLDRLIDEVNGSGYGLTFGLHTRLDETIAHVTRRIKAGNLYVNRNIIGAVVGVQPFGGRGLSGTGPKAGGPLYIGRLVGKAPVPPQHGSSHTDPGLVDYAAWLSGKGLKAEAEAARESAGRSALGLHVELSGPVGERNLYALHPRGRILLVPQTQTGLHRQVTAALATGNELVVDAACGLQSALAGLPATVAARLSWTSDWEADGPFSGALVEGDRERIGEVNRRIAQLSGPLVLVQAAGSAELERDPEAYCLNWLLEEVSTSINTTAAGGNASLMTIG; encoded by the coding sequence GCACCGGCGTCGAGGGGCTGGTCCAGGAATATTCGCTCTCCAGCCAGGAAGGCGTCGCGCTGATGTGCCTGGCCGAGGCGCTGCTGCGCATCCCGGACGTGGCGACGCGCGATGCGCTGATCCGCGACAAGATCGCCGATGGCGACTGGAAGTCGCATGTCGGCGGCGGCAAGTCGCTCTTCGTCAATGCCGCGACCTGGGGGCTCGTCGTCACCGGCAAGCTCACCTCAACCGTCAACGACCGCAGCCTCTCCGCGGCGCTCACCCGCCTGATCGCGCGGGCCGGGGAGCCGGTGATCCGGCGCGGCGTCGACATGGCGATGCGGATGATGGGCGAGCAGTTCGTCACCGGCGAGACGATCGAGGAGGCGCTGAAGCGCGCCCGGCCGCTGGAGGCGCGCGGCTTCCGCTATTCCTACGACATGCTGGGCGAGGCCGCGACCACAGCCGCCGATGCCGAGCGCTATTATCGCGACTACGAGAACGCGATCCACGCCATCGGCAAGGCCTCGGACGGGCGCGGCGTCCATGAAGGCCCCGGCATCTCGATCAAGCTCTCGGCGCTGCATCCGCGCTACAGCCGCGCGCAGGCCGGGCGCGTCATGAGCGAGCTCTTGCCGAAGGTGAAGGCGCTCGCCGCGCTCGCCAAGGGCTACGACATCGGCCTCAACATCGACGCCGAGGAGGCCGACCGGCTCGAGCTCTCGCTCGACCTGCTCGAGGACCTCAGCTTCGACGAGGCGCTGAAGGGCTGGAGCGGGCTCGGCTTCGTGGTGCAGGCCTATGGCAAGCGCTGCCCCTTCGTGCTCGACTGGATCATCGACCTCGCCCGCCGCTCGGGACGGCGCATGATGGTGCGGCTGGTCAAGGGCGCCTATTGGGACGCCGAGATCAAGCGCGCCCAGGTCGACGGGCTCAGCGGTTTCCCGGTCTATACCCGCAAGGTCCATACCGACGTCGCCTATGTCGCCTGCGCCCGCAAGCTTCTGGCGGCGCAAGACGCTGTCTTCCCGCAATTCGCCACGCACAACGCCCAGACGCTGGCGACGATCCACAACCTCGCCGGCAGCGACTTCACCCCGGGCCAATACGAGTTCCAGTGCCTGCACGGCATGGGCGAGCCGCTCTATGACGAGGTCGTAGGCCAGGACAAGCTCGACCGGCCCTGCCGCATCTACGCGCCGGTCGGCACGCATGAGACGCTGCTCGCCTATCTGGTGCGGCGCCTGCTCGAGAACGGCGCGAACTCCTCCTTCGTCAACCGCATCGCCGATCCGAGCGTCACCATCGACTCGCTCGTCGCCGATCCTGCCGATGTCGTCGCGGCGATGCCGGTCGTCGGCATGCCGCACGACCAGATCACCCTGCCGGGCAATCTCTACGGCGCCGACCGCGCCAATTCGAAGGGCATCGACCTCTCCAACGAAGAGGCGCTCGCCGCGCTCTCCGGCCGGCTTTCCGCGACGGTCGGGCAGAGCTGGCATGCGACGCCGCTCACCGCCGACCATGCGACCGCCGGCAAGACGCGGCCGATCCTCAACCCGGCCGATCACGCCGATGTCGTCGGCCAGGTGACCGAGCTTTCGGTCGAGGATGCGCCGCGGATCGCGCGCCTCGCGGCGGAAGGCGGCAGGGCCTGGGCCACTGTCGCCCCGGCCGAGCGCGCCGCCTGCCTCGACCGCGCCGCCGGGATCATGCAAGGCCGCATCGAGACGCTGATGGGCATCGCCATGCGCGAGGCCGGCAAATCCGCCGCCAACGCGGTGAGCGAGGTGCGCGAGGCGATCGACTTTCTGCGCTACTACGCCGACCAGGCGCGCAAGACGCTGGGGCCCGCGCATGCGCCGCTGGGAGCGATCGTCTGCGTCAGCCCGTGGAACTTCCCGCTGGCGATCTTCACCGGCCAGGTCGCGGCCGCGCTCGTCGCCGGCAACGCCGTGATGGCCAAGCCCGCCGGCGTCACGCCGATCATCGCGCATGAGAGCGTCAGGATCCTGCACGAGGCCGGCGTCCCGCGCGGCGCGCTGCAGTTCACGCCCGGCAGCGGGCGCTTCGCCGCCGCGCTGATCGGCCAGCCCGAGACGGCCGGCGTGATGTTCACCGGCTCGACCGAGGTCGCGCGCGGCATCCAGGCGCAGCTCGCCGAGCGCCTCTCGGCGCAGGGCAAGCCGATCCCGCTGATCGCCGAGACCGGCGGGCAGAACGGCATGATCGTCGATTCCTCGGCGCTGGCCGAGCAGGTCGTCGGCGACGTCATCGCCTCGGCCTTCGACAGCGCCGGCCAGCGCTGCTCGGCGCTGCGCGTGCTCTGCCTGCAGCAGGACATCGCCGAGCGCACGCTCACCATGCTGAAAGGGGCGCTGAAGGAGCTTTCGATCGGCCGCACCGACCAGCTCAGCGTCGATATCGGCCCCGTCATCAGCGACGGCGCCCAGCGCGAGATCGACGAGCATGTCGCGCGGATGCGAGGGCTCGGCCGCAAGGTCGATGCGCTGCCGCTGCCGGACAGCGCGGCGAAGGGCACCTTCGTGCCGCCGACCATCATCGAGCTGAAGAGCCTCACCGACCTGAAGCGCGAGGTGTTCGGCCCCGTGCTCCACGTCATCCGCTACCAGCGCGAGGATCTCGACCGGCTGATCGACGAGGTCAACGGCTCCGGCTACGGCCTGACCTTCGGCCTGCATACGCGGCTCGACGAGACGATCGCCCATGTCACCAGGCGCATCAAGGCGGGCAATCTCTACGTCAACCGCAACATCATCGGCGCGGTCGTCGGCGTGCAGCCCTTCGGCGGGCGCGGCCTCTCCGGCACCGGGCCGAAGGCCGGCGGGCCGCTCTACATCGGCCGCCTCGTCGGCAAGGCGCCGGTGCCGCCGCAGCACGGCTCGAGCCATACCGATCCGGGCCTCGTCGACTACGCCGCCTGGCTCTCGGGCAAGGGGCTGAAGGCCGAGGCCGAGGCCGCCCGCGAGAGCGCCGGCCGTTCGGCGCTCGGCCTGCATGTCGAGCTTTCCGGCCCGGTCGGCGAGCGCAACCTCTATGCGCTGCATCCGCGCGGCCGCATCCTGCTCGTACCGCAGACGCAAACCGGCCTGCATCGCCAGGTCACGGCGGCGCTGGCAACCGGCAACGAGCTCGTCGTCGATGCCGCTTGCGGCTTGCAGAGCGCGCTCGCGGGCCTGCCGGCGACTGTCGCGGCCCGCCTGAGCTGGACCTCGGACTGGGAGGCCGACGGCCCGTTTTCCGGCGCGCTGGTCGAGGGCGACCGCGAGCGCATCGGTGAGGTGAACCGGCGGATCGCGCAGCTTTCCGGCCCGCTCGTGCTGGTCCAGGCGGCGGGCTCCGCGGAGCTCGAGCGCGATCCGGAGGCCTATTGCCTGAACTGGCTGCTGGAGGAGGTCTCGACCTCGATCAACACCACCGCGGCCGGCGGCAATGCCAGCCTGATGACCATCGGCTGA